Sequence from the Gracilinanus agilis isolate LMUSP501 chromosome 6, AgileGrace, whole genome shotgun sequence genome:
ATCTGCTCAAAGtgtgatgatgaggatgatgaggatgataatgatgacatCTATTGGATCTGAAACATCAGTTCTAATACTTAAGGTAGACTCTTTAattatcctttccttctttacttccatATTCCATCTTACTTTTTTATAGCATCAAATGTCTAAACCCTGTTTCACTGTGTTAGAATGCTTCTATCTAGCACTTGCAGTTTCAGACCTTTGCTCTTGTCAAGAGCTTTTTCCCTAACTTGGTGATATTTCCATCCAAGATTTATGTAGGGTTTAACTTAGAGAACACATATAGAAATCTGTAATGAACTTTCACAAGCCAGATCACTTTTTTTTGCTGGTTGactgatttttcatttcattgtaTAATACTTTGCAATCAACAAGGATCTACCATCCCCATCCTCTcagatttaaatggaaaaaataaaaggaaacataacAAATTTTCATAGACCAAACAAACACATTTTCAAATGACAATTTCCTCTATGAGTTCACCCACCACAGAATCTTGAAATAGTATGCAattggaaggaaataaaaatagaagttaatgagATATTTGAGAAGGTAGAGAATGCAAAATTTAGGAAGGCTAGTTCTTCAGAAAATAAAGTAGAGAATAGCTTATTGAAAAAAATACCTTAGGAAGACCATCACAGGGAATCTGAAAAATTTGGTGTCGGGttaatggaaatatatttgaGTAATCTCTCACTGCCTTTTTACCCCTCcttccatttctgtctctttccttctccttatcacactccctcttctccctctgtcacatacacattttaatatttaccatCCCTTGCCCTTAACACagtgaatgtttaataaatatgcttttaTTGATTCACTTATGAacatatgaatttaaaatattaacataatattcatttcatatagaaaagaagaatgaggCTAAGAAAAGACCTGAAGGCAACTTTATAATAAGGATTATCCTTGGAAACTGCAGATATTTAGGCAGATGATTGAAAATCTTTGGGGCAACATTAGCTTCATTTAAGACTGAATGACAAGTATAtcaatattaaaatcaactaCAACAGAATGAAATACTTAAATTTATTGAGTTGTTACAAATAATACACACgttatatttttgaaatttgtttaaaatgtatTATGTCTTCATTTTGCACCACTCACTTGATATATATGATTTGTCATTGGTCACATGAAGTTTGAATGCAAATTCTTCAGTTTTTCATCATTAAAGCTAGCTTTTGTCATATATAGTCATATTATAAAACATGTATGTTTTTGACAATTCAATTtatcaacataataaaaatattctggGATGGACATTTTACAATCTGAAGAATATGTCCATATATCCTAACCTTATATGGACATCCTGTGACAAGATTTGTAGATAacctttgaatgaaaaaaatgattttcataacTAAAACAAtgttatacataaataataatgtatgtgtacatattattAATTAGAATTATTTCAAACATATATAATAGAATGGAAAAGGCAAGGAGATTTCAATGAAAATTGAGATGAAGGAACACAAAATGACAAATTGTAATTTGGCATGCAGAAGAAGTTTATCAAATTACTTGGACAATAATTTTTTCAGTGCATAAATGACATCCTTGTTTCTCAGACTGTATATCATGGGGTTAATCAATGGAGTTACAATGGCATAGAAAAGAGAGAGCATTTTTTCAGTTCCTCCTGAGTTGTTTGACTTTGGTCTCAAATATGTAGTGATTGCAGATCCAAAGAACAAAACCACAACTATGAGGTGGGAAGAGCAAGTTGAAAAGGCTTTATATTTTCCTGCATGTGATGGAAGCTTGAAGATGGTAATGATGATTTTTACATAGGATCTGATTATCAATATAAATGGTATTATGACAAATAATACAGCAACAACATAGACAGAGAGCTCTATCACAAAGGTGTCTGAACAAGCTAACTTTAGTAAAGGGGGAATGTCACAGAAAACATGATTAAGTTCATTAGAatcacagaaagacagagaaaaaatctGATATGTCTGCCCAATCATGACTGGTATTCCAGTGGTCCAGGAACCAACCACCAGCTGGACACAAACTTTGTGGTTCATGATGGCAGGATAGTAGAGTGGTTTACAGATGGCTATGTAATGGTCATAGGCCATCACAGCCAGGAGTAAGCACTCAGTGCCTCCTAGAATAAGGAGAAAGCAAAGTTGTATTGCACAggccaaaaaagaaatatttctcccTTGGGTCCAAAGATTTGTCAACATATTGGGGAGCGTGACTGATGTGTAAcatatttccaaaaaagaaaagttcccaaggaaaaaatacatagGTGTGTGGAGAACTCGAGAAACTTTGGTTAATAGAATAATGAGACCATTCCCTATCAGAATACTCATGTAGATGATTAAGAAAACACAAGACAAAAAGCCTTGAAAGTTGGGAAGGTTAGAAAATCCAAGGAGAATAAATTCCATTACAGTAGTTAGATTTCCTCCTGCcattattttgtctgtttttaaaTTATAGTAATAGTGTCTATGGAACAGCAGAGTCATATCATCTTTCTTTgtactcagtttcctttttctgtaaaaataaaaaaaaataatgggtcacatgatctctaaaatcttGATTTATATGTCTTAATATCCAGTCAAACTCTGatgacatatattttttttcattttcagcttTGGAATTCTTTACTTTATATAAGTAAGGTCCATTCTAGATCTGGCCTTTAACAACTTGTACTCTAAAATTCTTGGTCTCTTGATTTTATTCTTATAGCTTCAAAGCAGCTATTCTGCCATATCATTCTACAGTCTGAGTCTATGGCTTCTTCCAAAtgctaatattatatattttctgctATATAAAGTTTGTTcccttctaaaattttaaaaaggtttatTATTTTCTGACTGACACTAAGATTGAAGAGATGATTAATACTTGGATTAAACTTGTGAGGCAAGGAATGATGAGGGAATCCtttggaataaaaatgaatacaaatatacaaatttaaatactatttttcttatctaaaatgtattttaagaatATTGTTTCTTGACAGTAGAAGAAACATTTGGTTTACAGAGCATTCTGGAGGTGATGAATTCTAAATATTattaggattataatttttttccttctaagccTTTTAgtctttgtttattttctattcatttcctgGAATGATCCATTATTCCTTGCTTATTACTAATAGTTACCAAAAGTAATTAAATAAGGGTTTCATCCCCTAGACCTAACCTCGGGTACAAGGGAAATTTCTTTTGATTATATGTTCATGAGGTCAGTAAAGGATTTTCAGATgtctttttaatgtttaaaatagaTAGAATAGAGaagtaaaacttttaaaaaaattctagttcAATCTAAGTACATTGGATTCCTAGGCCTCTCAGGCTAGGCTGTCTATTTGAATTGGATGTTCTTTAGATATTCATGCTAAAAATACTGTCTTGCTCTTATACATTTCTTAGTTGCATTATAGAATTAATTTGAACTTATCAGgtaaaaatatgagaaatattcTTCCAATCATCTGTGAAATTGTAAAAGATGAAACACAGTAGTTGGTAGCATATAAAACACTAAACTTGAAGTGAATATCTAGTTTGTAATATGATCTTTGTACTTGCTAGATGAGCAAACCCACATCATTTATTTATCCCTTCTTTGAtttcataatatataaaatgagatgttgagcTAGATTATCTGATGATCTTAAAAGAGCCTTCTAGTTCCACATCTATAATTTTAAGAGTCTTAGCTAGTGtaattttgtcaaaaaaaaaatctagacagCTTTCAAATAATAGAGGTTCTAAATTCCCTTCACATAAGACTATAAAGAAGTTTAACATATGTGAATTTCAATAGTGAGTGGAAGGATCCTTAACAGCATATATTTTCAAAGGAAAGTGTTTCCATCCTAGTTAATCAGACAATAATGACTTTAATATTATTGATCTTGACATTGGTTTCCCaatcacttttgtttctttttttgcttcttttatcaACTTCAATTAAgtgcttctttttgttgttatggacattaaaatattcttcaaataaatataaaattttatactttTCAAGTTCAATCTATACCATAAAAAAGTTGCATTTTATGTTggtttatatttgaaaaatacaaGGGTCTTTTGAgtaatttctctccctttctagtCCAAGAATAGCAAATAGGATTCATTTATTTGGATGTTTCCATTCCTTTTGTAGTCTCCATTCCTGAGTAGGAATCTATGGTTCAGATCCTATAGTAAAAATTAACCCAGTGTTGATTATAATAGATAGTTCAGACTTACCTCATTGAGATGAGAAAATGATCTTTATCTGTTCCTTGCTTTAATTTATGGAAATTGAATAATGTATGCATATTTTTAGTGTTATATGGTTTACAAAACCCTTTCAATACAATTACATATTTGACCCTCAAaaaaccctatgaggtagatcTTTAATGCTTAGTGGCAGCAAGAAACAAAACTTTTgcaaataaagtttaaaagagGGCTCTTCTCTTAATGCCAAACATACAGTGTTGCCACTAGAAAGTTGGTACCACTCATGCGATGTgaaacaaattctttttaataatgCTCTTTGTGTCCAATAAGTTTTAAGCTCTTCAAATAGTAAAGATTGCTGTTGCCCTCTTCTCTGTTGGTAAAACTCCTCCCCCAAGTCACttcttatttttctaatgaggtgatttccacttttaaaaatactattaaatgggcagctgggtagctcagtggagtgagagtcgggcctagagacaggaggtcctatgttcaaacccggcctcagccacttcccagctgtgtgaccctgggcaagtcacttgacccccattgcccacccttaccaatctttcacctatgagacaatacaccaaagtacaagggttttaaaaaaacactattaaAGGTGTAGTGTGCCTTAATGGAAGATATGCATGGGTTTTGAATCCAAGAACCTTGGTTCCAATAGTATTTTAGGCACTTATTCATGACATGAATGAGGACAATCCATTCCCTACCTCTTTGAAGCCAGgtatatttctattctattctagaAAATGCATCCAATGAAATTCATCATCTCTGGCTAGGAAAGCTATTGTCAAAATTCTACTTTGCAAAAGTTATAGACATATTAGCTCTtaataaagaaaatcattctGATTACAGTATTTGGCTTACACATGGCCACAAAATGGTCATATCAAATCACAGTGAGCATCTGTTGGCATCCAGAATCAGTAAGAAATAAAGTTGAGCAGATAAATTACAGTGACAGCTCACCTATCACGGGAGTAACATTCCAAAGATCCCCGCAATAGGTGCAAAATTTGTGGAATAGTGACATTACATTTATTTGTTATTCTTTGATGGTAAGTGTCTTCCTCTGGCACTTgggttcactgccagaagccttagaaggaGCAAAATGTTTAGGAGGCATAGGCCTTAAggtaaattcaaacttttatgaaaatttcaccaaaaaaacaacacCTCAAAGCAACAATATGTACAAAGATCAGACATTGATGTGAAATGGGCAAGGGGAGATGTTGAACATATGGGCACAGTGAAGGAGAACAAACAGACCAATGTTACAGTCAGTGAGCCAATCAGTACCCAGGATACAGAAAACAGCACAGTGGTTgattgcctttcattccatcagccaatagtgtccatgtacaatctcacattggcaaacttgcacaagggGTAGTGGTGTACTCCATTTCCATTGTATACAGTATGATAGTCACTGGCAAAATCCTGAGATAGAGAAAACTCCAAGATAGAGAattagatactttaaaaaaaaaacacaaaacaacctGATACAGTGCAGCTGCAATAAGTGAACTgcaatatagtgagggatgaATTTATGTCAAAAATATCTATAAGGTCCCTCCCAACTTTCACATCTTATGACACATTTCATGAGATCACTTGTAATACTCTCTTTGTTCTGTCTTTGAAAGGATCATCTAGCTCTCAATTCAAGAATCTAATAAATTCCTGTTGAATTAAGGCAATTCTTTACCTCTGCAAAGCAATTCACTAAACCATCAAAATAAAAAGGCAGTGAGGGGATACTGGTCCAAccctcatacacacatacacaaacatacacacacacacacacacacacacacacatacacacacacataaatacacacatgctCCAAGAACTGATATGATTAATTGCTAATCATTGtcacaaaaataacttttaaaatcacCGTAATTGAATGTTTTGAGAGTAATACTTTCTAGGTAAGTagtatgaaatatttaaattaagcACTGCCACATCTACTGGAAGAAGTATTTTCTATTCCGTGGGAAATAAGACTACCAAGCTACACTTCTCCATATCATCATTGCCCTTAGTTGACATTATTTCAAATGCAAATGGGGTGGATGTTTGAGTCCTGTATTTAGAAAAATCTAGCTTCAAGAATATTGtatgttaatattattttcttcctaacAGTGTAAAATCCTAGCTGAGTATGAGAACATTTACTTTCTCTCATGTCTATGCTAACAATTTAATCAATATTCTTACCTAGAAAATACATTCTggagagatgatttaagaattacCGGACTACATAAAGTTACAGCCccccaaaattaattaattatcagaaattatccaaggaaattgccctgatatttattaaaaagagaataacatagagattgaaagaatgcacagatcacctccaaaaatgaatccccaaatgacaattcccaggaacGTTACAGTTTAAGTGCTCCAAGGCCAAgcagaaaatactacaagcagccagaaacaaNNNNNNNNNNNNNNNNNNNNNNNNNNNNNNNNNNNNNNNNNNNNNNNNNNNNNNNNNNNNNNNNNNNNNNNNNNNNNNNNNNNNNNNNNNNNNNNNNNNNNNNNNNNNNNNNNNNNNNNNNNNNNNNNNNNNNNNNNNNNNNNNNNNNNNNNNNNNNNNNNNNNNNNNNNNNNNNNNNNNNNNNNNNNNNNNNNNNNNNNNNNNNNNNNNNNNNNNNNNNNNNNNNNNNNNNNNNNNNNNNNNNNNNNNNNNNNNNNNNNNNNNNNNNNNNNNNNNNNNNNNNNNNNNNNNNNNNNNNNNNNNNNNNNNNNNNNNNNNNNNNNNNNNNNNNNNNNNNNNNNNNNNNNNNNNNNNNNNNNNNNNNNNNNNNNNNNNNNNNNNNNNNNNNNNNNNNNNNNNNNNNNNNNNNNNNNNNNNNNNNNNNNNNNNNNNNNNNNNNNNNNNNNNNNNNNNNNNNNNNNNNNNNNNNNNNNNNNNNNNNNNNNNNNNNNNNNNNNNNNtctctctctctctctctctctctctctttgtgttttAGGGTTGCATGATATAATCAGGTCCATGAAAACAGGAAATATCACTTATCAAAGCTTTATATATCCCATAGGGCTCAGCAATGTGCTTACATAGAGAAGTTGCtggtaaaatatttttgttactgtttgTCTTTCATTTGGAAGAGGATGAATGATATCATGGAGCAATATCTTGAATTACAAGGGGATttaatttaagtgaggcagagttgtacaaagttgcACAatgtcactctctcttccagaatcattgaactCCAGAGGCTgtacaaaagtcaggacaactagcACTTGTGATAGCCCAGGATGTGGTGGATTACTCTGATGATTGACTAGCCCTAAACATTCCACAATGCTTCAGCTATCTTTGTGACCACTGGAATATATTGTTCCCTCTGCAATTGGGGAAAGTCTTTACATGATTGGGATAGATAATTCCCAAAATTACCAGCAGATTTGAAGCTGGTCAGTTGCTTCTTACATGCTTTTGCTTATTGGTCCAGATTGATTGATTCACTGAtggattctttccttcctttgcttgtttgttcattaattaattaattaagttattTACTGAGAATATGGATGCTGCATATGCTAaagtttcttggagccataggtgagagctgAGTAAAAGAACAACAAATGTGGAAGAATGGCCCTGAATAGATCTCAAGAAGTCAGAGATCCTGAACATTGCTTATATCCTAttagttaaaaaattaattcattaggAATCATGGTGTACTAGAAGATGCTTTATATTAAGAAGTACAAGGTACTTCAGTACAGTTCCTTGGGGCTAGAATTCAGATTCATAAACAATGATTTGGGAATCTACTGTTTTTCCACAACAAATCTTCTACTCTGtgtcaatataattattttcattttatttgtttagttattccttATGGCTAgcacaaatttcattttttgaaatttctaTTCATTACTCATAATTCTCCTCACTGATTAAAGAGAATTCTACATCTTCTTCTGTGAAACAGCCCTTAAAGCATTTGAAAACAGCTGTGCCCTTCCTGTGGGTTTTCTTATTTACACTAAGCATTCATACTTCCTACAGCAGATCTTCCAATGGTCTTGGGACCCCTCACtagtatattttttccttccctggGTACTCTCTCACTTATCAATTATCTACTAAAGAGATGGTGTCCAAAACTAATCTTTCACAACAAATATGGTCCTGCAAGGACCTTTTATC
This genomic interval carries:
- the LOC123251657 gene encoding olfactory receptor 10AG1-like, yielding MAGGNLTTVMEFILLGFSNLPNFQGFLSCVFLIIYMSILIGNGLIILLTKVSRVLHTPMYFFLGNFSFLEICYTSVTLPNMLTNLWTQGRNISFLACAIQLCFLLILGGTECLLLAVMAYDHYIAICKPLYYPAIMNHKVCVQLVVGSWTTGIPVMIGQTYQIFSLSFCDSNELNHVFCDIPPLLKLACSDTFVIELSVYVVAVLFVIIPFILIIRSYVKIIITIFKLPSHAGKYKAFSTCSSHLIVVVLFFGSAITTYLRPKSNNSGGTEKMLSLFYAIVTPLINPMIYSLRNKDVIYALKKLLSK